A single window of Nicotiana sylvestris chromosome 3, ASM39365v2, whole genome shotgun sequence DNA harbors:
- the LOC104234967 gene encoding GDP-Man:Man(3)GlcNAc(2)-PP-Dol alpha-1,2-mannosyltransferase isoform X3, with protein MANWLVLSAFIAVTVVIAQAVRLLFMVINGWRNRKKAVGVFHPYTNDGGGGERVLWCAVKAIQDVNPNLDCVIYTGDHDASPDSLSGRALDRFGVKLIHPPKVVHLHRRKWVEETTYPRFTMIGQSFGSIYLSWEALCKYTPLYYFDTSGYAFTYPVARIFGCKVFSYTHYPTISLDMLSRVRGRSSMYNNDSLIAKSAILSRFKVVYYTLFGWLYSFVGSCAHLAMVNSSWTQSHIEKLWGIPARIRRVYPPCDTSRLQALPLEKSMKPPKIVSVAQFRPEKAHPLQLEAFAVAIKKLDQDLPRPIIQLVGSCRNEADEKRLQNLKDLAIKLNVDDHVEFHKNVMYSDLVRLLGGAVAGIHSMTDEHFGISVVEYMAAGAIPIAHNSAGPRMDIVLPENGKQTGFLAQGVEEYAEAIIEVIKMPENKRLEIAAAARKRASMFSEQRFYEDFKAAVRPIFCDGTK; from the exons ATGGCAAATTGGCTTGTGCTCAGTGCTTTTATTGCTGTAACGGTGGTAATTGCTCAAGCAGTAAGATTATTGTTTATGGTAATCAATGGCTGGAGAAATAGAAAGAAAGCTGTTGGGGTCTTCCACCCATACACCAATGACGGAGGTGGTGGAGAACGAGTCTTGTGGTGCGCTGTGAAAGCCATCCAAGATGTAAACCCGAATCTAGACTGTGTCATATATACAGGAGATCATGATGCTTCACCTGACAGCCTTAGTGGCCGTGCCCTTGATCGATTTGGAGTCAAACTAATCCACCCTCCTAAG GTAGTCCATCTGCATAGGAGAAAGTGGGTCGAAGAAACCACTTACCCTCGTTTCACAATGATTGGTCAAAGCTTTGGATCGATTTACCTTTCTTGGGAAGCTTTGTGCAAATATACACCTTTATATTACTTTGATACTAGCGGATATGCTTTTACTTATCCAGTTGCCCGTATATTTGGATGCAAAGTATTTTCCTATACTCATTATCCAACTATCAGTTTAGACATGCTATCTCGTGTTCGTGGGCGCAGTTCAATGTACAACAATGATTCCTTGATTGCCAAGAG TGCGATACTATCCAGGTTCAAGGTTGTTTACTATACACTATTTGGCTGGCTGTACAGCTTTGTTGGTTCTTGTGCACACCTTGCAATGGTTAATTCTTCATGGACTCAATCTCATATTGAGAAGCTGTGGGGAATACCAGCTCGAATTAGGCGTGTGTATCCTCCTTGTGATACTTCTAGGCTTCAG GCGCTTCCGCTAGAAAAGTCAATGAAACCTCCGAAGATAGTATCTGTGGCTCAGTTCCGTCCAGAGAAG GCACACCCACTCCAACTTGAGGCGTTTGCAGTTGCCATCAAGAAATTAGACCAAGATCTGCCAAGGCCAATTATCCAATTAGTGGGTAGTTGTAGGAATGAAGCAGATGAGAAAAGGTTGCAAAATCTGAAGGACCTAGCTATTAAACTGAATGTGGATGATCATGTTGAGTTCCACAAGAATGTCATGTACAG TGATTTGGTCAGACTTTTGGGTGGTGCTGTAGCTGGAATCCATTCCATGACAGATGAGCACTTTGGCATAAGTGTAGTTGAATACATGGCTGCTGGCGCGATACCAATTG CACATAATTCAGCTGGACCAAGGATGGATATTGTGTTACCAGAAAATGGGAAGCAGACTGGATTCCTTGCCCAGGGCGTGGAGGAATACGCTGAAGCCATTATTGAAGTCATTAAGATGCCAGAGAATAAGAGGCTGGAGATAGCTGCTGCTGCCAGGAAGCGAGCCTCCATGTTCTCAGAGCAAAGGTTttatgaagattttaaggctgctgTACGACCAATCTTTTGTGATGGTACCAAATGA
- the LOC104234967 gene encoding GDP-Man:Man(3)GlcNAc(2)-PP-Dol alpha-1,2-mannosyltransferase isoform X2, which produces MANWLVLSAFIAVTVVIAQAVRLLFMVINGWRNRKKAVGVFHPYTNDGGGGERVLWCAVKAIQDVNPNLDCVIYTGDHDASPDSLSGRALDRFGVKLIHPPKVPFTSRLHQVVHLHRRKWVEETTYPRFTMIGQSFGSIYLSWEALCKYTPLYYFDTSGYAFTYPVARIFGCKVFSYTHYPTISLDMLSRVRGRSSMYNNDSLIAKSAILSRFKVVYYTLFGWLYSFVGSCAHLAMVNSSWTQSHIEKLWGIPARIRRVYPPCDTSRLQALPLEKSMKPPKIVSVAQFRPEKAHPLQLEAFAVAIKKLDQDLPRPIIQLVGSCRNEADEKRLQNLKDLAIKLNVDDHVEFHKNVMYRLLGGAVAGIHSMTDEHFGISVVEYMAAGAIPIAHNSAGPRMDIVLPENGKQTGFLAQGVEEYAEAIIEVIKMPENKRLEIAAAARKRASMFSEQRFYEDFKAAVRPIFCDGTK; this is translated from the exons ATGGCAAATTGGCTTGTGCTCAGTGCTTTTATTGCTGTAACGGTGGTAATTGCTCAAGCAGTAAGATTATTGTTTATGGTAATCAATGGCTGGAGAAATAGAAAGAAAGCTGTTGGGGTCTTCCACCCATACACCAATGACGGAGGTGGTGGAGAACGAGTCTTGTGGTGCGCTGTGAAAGCCATCCAAGATGTAAACCCGAATCTAGACTGTGTCATATATACAGGAGATCATGATGCTTCACCTGACAGCCTTAGTGGCCGTGCCCTTGATCGATTTGGAGTCAAACTAATCCACCCTCCTAAGGTACCCTTTACTTCTCG TTTACATCAGGTAGTCCATCTGCATAGGAGAAAGTGGGTCGAAGAAACCACTTACCCTCGTTTCACAATGATTGGTCAAAGCTTTGGATCGATTTACCTTTCTTGGGAAGCTTTGTGCAAATATACACCTTTATATTACTTTGATACTAGCGGATATGCTTTTACTTATCCAGTTGCCCGTATATTTGGATGCAAAGTATTTTCCTATACTCATTATCCAACTATCAGTTTAGACATGCTATCTCGTGTTCGTGGGCGCAGTTCAATGTACAACAATGATTCCTTGATTGCCAAGAG TGCGATACTATCCAGGTTCAAGGTTGTTTACTATACACTATTTGGCTGGCTGTACAGCTTTGTTGGTTCTTGTGCACACCTTGCAATGGTTAATTCTTCATGGACTCAATCTCATATTGAGAAGCTGTGGGGAATACCAGCTCGAATTAGGCGTGTGTATCCTCCTTGTGATACTTCTAGGCTTCAG GCGCTTCCGCTAGAAAAGTCAATGAAACCTCCGAAGATAGTATCTGTGGCTCAGTTCCGTCCAGAGAAG GCACACCCACTCCAACTTGAGGCGTTTGCAGTTGCCATCAAGAAATTAGACCAAGATCTGCCAAGGCCAATTATCCAATTAGTGGGTAGTTGTAGGAATGAAGCAGATGAGAAAAGGTTGCAAAATCTGAAGGACCTAGCTATTAAACTGAATGTGGATGATCATGTTGAGTTCCACAAGAATGTCATGTACAG ACTTTTGGGTGGTGCTGTAGCTGGAATCCATTCCATGACAGATGAGCACTTTGGCATAAGTGTAGTTGAATACATGGCTGCTGGCGCGATACCAATTG CACATAATTCAGCTGGACCAAGGATGGATATTGTGTTACCAGAAAATGGGAAGCAGACTGGATTCCTTGCCCAGGGCGTGGAGGAATACGCTGAAGCCATTATTGAAGTCATTAAGATGCCAGAGAATAAGAGGCTGGAGATAGCTGCTGCTGCCAGGAAGCGAGCCTCCATGTTCTCAGAGCAAAGGTTttatgaagattttaaggctgctgTACGACCAATCTTTTGTGATGGTACCAAATGA
- the LOC104234967 gene encoding GDP-Man:Man(3)GlcNAc(2)-PP-Dol alpha-1,2-mannosyltransferase isoform X1 has product MANWLVLSAFIAVTVVIAQAVRLLFMVINGWRNRKKAVGVFHPYTNDGGGGERVLWCAVKAIQDVNPNLDCVIYTGDHDASPDSLSGRALDRFGVKLIHPPKVPFTSRLHQVVHLHRRKWVEETTYPRFTMIGQSFGSIYLSWEALCKYTPLYYFDTSGYAFTYPVARIFGCKVFSYTHYPTISLDMLSRVRGRSSMYNNDSLIAKSAILSRFKVVYYTLFGWLYSFVGSCAHLAMVNSSWTQSHIEKLWGIPARIRRVYPPCDTSRLQALPLEKSMKPPKIVSVAQFRPEKAHPLQLEAFAVAIKKLDQDLPRPIIQLVGSCRNEADEKRLQNLKDLAIKLNVDDHVEFHKNVMYSDLVRLLGGAVAGIHSMTDEHFGISVVEYMAAGAIPIAHNSAGPRMDIVLPENGKQTGFLAQGVEEYAEAIIEVIKMPENKRLEIAAAARKRASMFSEQRFYEDFKAAVRPIFCDGTK; this is encoded by the exons ATGGCAAATTGGCTTGTGCTCAGTGCTTTTATTGCTGTAACGGTGGTAATTGCTCAAGCAGTAAGATTATTGTTTATGGTAATCAATGGCTGGAGAAATAGAAAGAAAGCTGTTGGGGTCTTCCACCCATACACCAATGACGGAGGTGGTGGAGAACGAGTCTTGTGGTGCGCTGTGAAAGCCATCCAAGATGTAAACCCGAATCTAGACTGTGTCATATATACAGGAGATCATGATGCTTCACCTGACAGCCTTAGTGGCCGTGCCCTTGATCGATTTGGAGTCAAACTAATCCACCCTCCTAAGGTACCCTTTACTTCTCG TTTACATCAGGTAGTCCATCTGCATAGGAGAAAGTGGGTCGAAGAAACCACTTACCCTCGTTTCACAATGATTGGTCAAAGCTTTGGATCGATTTACCTTTCTTGGGAAGCTTTGTGCAAATATACACCTTTATATTACTTTGATACTAGCGGATATGCTTTTACTTATCCAGTTGCCCGTATATTTGGATGCAAAGTATTTTCCTATACTCATTATCCAACTATCAGTTTAGACATGCTATCTCGTGTTCGTGGGCGCAGTTCAATGTACAACAATGATTCCTTGATTGCCAAGAG TGCGATACTATCCAGGTTCAAGGTTGTTTACTATACACTATTTGGCTGGCTGTACAGCTTTGTTGGTTCTTGTGCACACCTTGCAATGGTTAATTCTTCATGGACTCAATCTCATATTGAGAAGCTGTGGGGAATACCAGCTCGAATTAGGCGTGTGTATCCTCCTTGTGATACTTCTAGGCTTCAG GCGCTTCCGCTAGAAAAGTCAATGAAACCTCCGAAGATAGTATCTGTGGCTCAGTTCCGTCCAGAGAAG GCACACCCACTCCAACTTGAGGCGTTTGCAGTTGCCATCAAGAAATTAGACCAAGATCTGCCAAGGCCAATTATCCAATTAGTGGGTAGTTGTAGGAATGAAGCAGATGAGAAAAGGTTGCAAAATCTGAAGGACCTAGCTATTAAACTGAATGTGGATGATCATGTTGAGTTCCACAAGAATGTCATGTACAG TGATTTGGTCAGACTTTTGGGTGGTGCTGTAGCTGGAATCCATTCCATGACAGATGAGCACTTTGGCATAAGTGTAGTTGAATACATGGCTGCTGGCGCGATACCAATTG CACATAATTCAGCTGGACCAAGGATGGATATTGTGTTACCAGAAAATGGGAAGCAGACTGGATTCCTTGCCCAGGGCGTGGAGGAATACGCTGAAGCCATTATTGAAGTCATTAAGATGCCAGAGAATAAGAGGCTGGAGATAGCTGCTGCTGCCAGGAAGCGAGCCTCCATGTTCTCAGAGCAAAGGTTttatgaagattttaaggctgctgTACGACCAATCTTTTGTGATGGTACCAAATGA